A stretch of DNA from Triticum dicoccoides isolate Atlit2015 ecotype Zavitan chromosome 2A, WEW_v2.0, whole genome shotgun sequence:
ATTTGTTGGGCACTTCCCAGAGTTGTGTCCCTTTCccctgcaagttttacaaaacttggtTCTTGGATTGCTCACTTCATAGCCTGGCCTAGATCTTGCGTTGGTAGGTCGCCCACGATCTCTCTTGCGAGATTCTATCCTCATTGATGATTTGAGATTAATGTCGCCTGCATCAACCCCGTTGATATCAATGTTTTCTTTACCTAGTATATCCTCTAGTCCTTTGCCATCTTTCTCAGTTGCTTTTTCTTTGAGATCATCCCTTGCATCTGACAGCCTTACCATTGCAAGGTCGAAGGCCTCAGGGTTGCTGTCACCCATCCTTACAATATCAAGAGCTGTTGTGTAAAGTGTTGTATGCCTGAAGGTAGTTGATTCCAGGATAGGGCTGTGTCCCTTATATATTTTCAAGTGCTCAGGTAAATCTTCACATGCGTTTTTAGTCCACCTCCTCATGATGTGCTCTTCTGGTATCTTCGTGAATTTCAAGTGTGCCATTACCTGAAACATTAGTTAGCACGTTTTAAACAGATTCAGTAATGGTCTTCAAATTCTAACATAACCTTTTAAGGAAAACATTTTACCCGGATCGCATGGCAGCAGAGCAAACCCATATGCTCATACATTCCACACTCGCATTTGAAGATATTCTCAGGTTGATGCACTTTGACATTGTAAGATGTTTTTGACCAGCTCTCTCTCCGCTCTGCAAAAAGGTGTGTGACACAATATGTATCGTTTATGACCAGAGTGTTCTCGACGTAGTAGGATGCAGATTTGAAGCATGCTTCTTGGAACTGTTTGAACAGCGCAGGTGTGTAAACCTTCGCAGCATGCCTCTCCATAGGCAAACCGGTCTTGAGCACTGTGCTCACCTATATTAAGAACAACGAAAATTATAGTCAGAATTGTTTGTCCCAACAGTTAGAAAAAGTAAGCTAAGTACTTAGTATTTAGTACAGTTAAGGCCATTAAACACACCAAGTGGCTTTTCTTCTCAGCAAAATTTTCTTCTGAATCACGGTCAAACTGAAGTTTCTGGTAGTTCCTAACAAACATGTGCATTGAGGCACCAGCAGGTACAAAATTCTTCAACATGTGGTTAGCGCTCTCTGACCGTTGGGTGCTTGTCATCCTCGCGCAGAATACACCTGCAAAATATGGCTTTGCCCATTTCTGTCGGAGCTCGTATATCTGTGTCAACATTGGGTGTTCCTGAAGACCATACTTTTGAATCAACTTTGCCCAAGCTGCTTCGAACTCTTCTACAGTGAGCATATATTCCAATATCTTGTGTAGTTCATCCCTGAAATCTTTGTTCTGTGTGTATACAGAGCCAAGGGATTCCTTTGCACGACGCAGCACATGCCATTTGCACCACCGGTGCTTCGTTCCAGGCAATACTTCAGCAATAGCCAACTCCATGGCACGGCATTGGTCTGATAGGAATTTTATGGTCAGTACGTGATAATGAAGGTACAAGATAAATTACATGTTTTGAAATGCATTAGGAGGCTCCAATTATTTACCTGTTAGGATAGTTACCGGTGCTTTACCTCCCATTAATGACACAAATTCCTTGAATACCCACTCGAATGATTCTTGCTTCTCGTTCCTCATCATAACGCCTCCTAATATTATGCTCTGGAAATGATGGTTGACCCCAACAAATAGTCCGAATGGCATATCGTACTGGTTTGTACGATATGTTGTGTCGAATGTGATTGCATCGCCAAACATTTTGTATTGGTATCTACTCCTTCCATTTGTCCACATAAGAGCCTGAATCTTG
This window harbors:
- the LOC119353099 gene encoding protein FAR1-RELATED SEQUENCE 5-like, with amino-acid sequence MDTPPPRMVLAPGSFTQLLLSFSSIPSQDPNLCWTQQEEQEYVGETEWTEGGNHCGGGIDTEDQFQSSPTIPDPTSPIYEADGEVNCENDDAKLRSPTPELDGYTWSGDECLESPLSEQTNKPNLVQSDQSRPDQCPWKRRIRRGKIPDQRQPKQGRVCALEKAMREFVQRKSGQVVAPEIGREFDSLAEAFEFYNLYSWEIGFGIRYGQSRANAKKSRTVQDIVCGCAGRPKKENTKSVACNCQALIRLHRTADNGWYIHDFRSEHNHHLSSSCGEKLHWPSHRNIDTHTKDIVKHLRSNNIGITKVFCVIASFFGSMESVPFNKRALKYMCKRMNQETADDDIRKTVQLFSELKKNDPMFADSVLVDSKIQALMWTNGRSRYQYKMFGDAITFDTTYRTNQYDMPFGLFVGVNHHFQSIILGGVMMRNEKQESFEWVFKEFVSLMGGKAPVTILTDQCRAMELAIAEVLPGTKHRWCKWHVLRRAKESLGSVYTQNKDFRDELHKILEYMLTVEEFEAAWAKLIQKYGLQEHPMLTQIYELRQKWAKPYFAGVFCARMTSTQRSESANHMLKNFVPAGASMHMFVRNYQKLQFDRDSEENFAEKKSHLVSTVLKTGLPMERHAAKVYTPALFKQFQEACFKSASYYVENTLVINDTYCVTHLFAERRESWSKTSYNVKVHQPENIFKCECGMYEHMGLLCCHAIRVMAHLKFTKIPEEHIMRRWTKNACEDLPEHLKIYKGHSPILESTTFRHTTLYTTALDIVRMGDSNPEAFDLAMVRLSDARDDLKEKATEKDGKGLEDILGKENIDINGVDAGDINLKSSMRIESRKRDRGRPTNARSRPGYEVSNPRTKFCKTCRGKGHNSGKCPTNDGSNKKQRKEPKCGKCGVLGHIRTQCNRTFESWFR